Proteins encoded together in one Palaemon carinicauda isolate YSFRI2023 chromosome 45, ASM3689809v2, whole genome shotgun sequence window:
- the LOC137634725 gene encoding streptococcal hemagglutinin-like, protein MERRGLVEESVFDRRLERSHWFQASTSAKLQASTSAKLQEITSAKLQESASAKFQASASAKFQVSASAKLQASASAKFQPSASAMLQASASAKFQASTSAKFQESGSAKFQASTSAMLQASASAKFQASTSAKFQESASAKFQASTSAKLQESASAKFQTSTSAMLQASASAKFQASTSAKFQESASAKFQASASAKFQVSASAKLQASASAKFQPSASAMLQASASAKFQASTSAKFQESSSAKFQESASAKFQASTSAKFQESASAKFQASTSAKFQESASAKFQESAAGEE, encoded by the exons atggagagaagaggtttggtggaagagagtgtctttgatagaaggctgGAGAGGTCACATTGG TTCCAAGCGAGCACTTCTGCTAAGTTGCAAGCGAGCACTTCTGCTAAGTTGCAAGAGATCACTTCTGCTAAGTTGCAAGAGAGCGCTTCTGCTAAGTTCCAAGCAAGCGCTTCTGCTAAGTTCCAAGTGAGCGCTTCTGCTAAGCTGCAAGCAAGCGCTTCTGCCAAGTTCCAACCAAGCGCTTCTGCTATGTTGCAAGCAAGCGCTTCTGCTAAGTTTCAAGCAAGCACTTCTGCTAAGTTCCAAGAGAGCGGTTCTGCTAAGTTCCAAGCAAGCACTTCTGCTATGTTGCAAGCAAGCGCTTCTGCTAAGTTCCAAGCAAGCACTTCTGCTAAGTTCCAAGAGAGCGCTTCTGCTAAGTTCCAAGCAAGCACTTCTGCTAAGTTACAAGAGAGCGCTTCTGCTAAGTTCCAAACAAGCACTTCTGCTATGTTGCAAGCAAGCGCTTCTGCTAAGTTCCAAGCAAGCACTTCTGCTAAGTTCCAAGAGAGCGCTTCTGCTAAGTTCCAAGCAAGCGCTTCTGCTAAGTTCCAAGTGAGCGCTTCTGCTAAGCTGCAAGCAAGCGCTTCTGCCAAGTTCCAACCAAGCGCTTCTGCTATGTTGCAAGCAAGCGCTTCTGCTAAGTTCCAAGCAAGCACTTCTGCTAAGTTCCAAGAGAGCTCTTCTGCTAAGTTCCAAGAGAGCGCTTCTGCTAAGTTCCAAGCAAGCACTTCTGCTAAGTTCCAAGAGAGCGCTTCAGCTAAGTTCCAAGCAAGCACTTCTGCTAAGTTCCAAGAGAGCGCTTCTGCTAAGTTCCAAGAGAGCGCAGCTGGAGAAGAATGA